CGCGGACGTGCGCACGTTCTTCCGCTCGTTCCGTTAGCCGGTGGGCCCGCCACTGACAGCTTGCTCGGCCGTGCTGGCAGCGCTGGTCACCGGTGCCTACTCTCGCAGCCATGGGAGCAATCAAGCCGTGGCACCTGTTCCTCCTCACCCTCTGCTGTCTCCTTCCAACCGCGGCGGCGATCGTCGGTGGAGTCTGGGCAGCGCGTCGACGCGGCACCCGTCGCTGAACGCTCGATGAGGTGAGCGAGAGGCTGATCCGGCGGCGGGGCACGTCCAGCCCCGCCGCGCGGATCAGAAGGGCCACAGGTCGCGGGATCCGGCCTCGATGAGTGGGATCATCGCGAACGCGGCGTCGGACAGGCCGCCGAAGGTGTGCCGGTTGCCAACGGTCGGCGTGTGCCCGACCCGGTACCCGGCCAGATTCCAGGTGTACACCGGCACCTCAGCGGGCACCGCTGCGGCGACGTCGGTGGCCCCGTGCCAGTGGGCCTGCTCATCGGTGAGGATGACCACCCGGTCGTGCCGGTCGTAGTGCTGCCGTACCGCCTTCTCGGTGTCGGTTCCCATGCCGTAGAAGTAGCCGCCGTCCTTGAACCGGTGCACCGCCGCCAGTACCGACTCACCCGCCACCGCCGGGAACACCCGGCTGGCATGGGAGAACGACACCACCGTTGCCGCCTGCGCCCGGGCGGCCAGCGCGAGGCCGAACACCGTGGCGGCGTCCCAGCAGCGCAGTGTGCCGTCCTTGCTGAACGAGCTCTGCATCGAACCGGAGGTGTCGATGAGGACCAGGGTCCGTCCGTCCAGGGCGGGCACGTTCACCAGGGCGTGCTGCAACGCCTTCTCCAGCGGGTACGCCCACCGCAGGCTCGGTGTCGCGTTGTACGCCGACAGGAAGCGCATCGGCAGCACGCGCGAGGCGGAGACCTCCCCCGGGTCGGAGAGCTTGGCCGCCACCGTCTCCGCGACGGCGTCGCTGACTCCGGCCCGGTCGAAGTTGCGCAGGTTACGCAGCAGCGCGAGATAGCCCATGTTCGGGATGATCGACTCCCACGCCGCGGCGTCCATCGCGCTCTGTCGCCAGCCGGCCAGAGCCTCCCACGTCATACCGGCCGCGCCCAGCTCCGCCGGATCGGTGACCTCCCTGCGCTGCGCGACCGGCAACGCCATGAGCGCGTCCCGCGCCGCCAGCATCCGGAGCGACGCCGGCAGCGGGTTGTCCCGCTGGTGCCGCCGATCCAGCGCGTGCCGGAACAGGTCACCCTGCCGCTCGTCCGTCGCGGTGGGGTGGGTCAGGTCGATGACGTCACCGAACCGCACCGGGCTGCCGACGGAGTCGTACTTGAGCAGGCTCCGCTCGGTGTACAGCCGGACCGCCGCGTCGGCGATGCCCCGCTTCACCGGCTTGGGAAACGCCCGGCCATGGCGACCCAGCCAGTACGCCAGAGCCTCGCCCGGCTCGTCCGCACGCTGCAACGCGGCGTCCACGACCGCCCGCGACCCCGGCATCTCCGCGGCGACCTGGGCGCGGGCACCCTCCAGTGCCGCCACCACGGACGCCGAGCGCATCATCGCGCCAGCGCGCAGCCACGGCACGAAGCGGGCGAACCAGTCGGGATCGGTGACGGCGACGGCGGCGACCAGGTTCCGGAAGCGGGCGTCCCGGTCGGTGGCGCCCTCGTAGAAGGTGTCCTCCCCGACCATGTTCGACACACCGAGCAGGAACAGCTCGATGCGCGGCTCACGGGTGAAGCCGGGCGCGCCCTCGGCGGTCACCGGCCGGTGGCGGCTCTTGCGCAGCTTGATGTTGAACTTGGCCATGACGTCCCCCACGTCAGTCGGCCGGGAAGGCGCCACCGCACCACACACCCGAGATCAGAATCGGCCACGGACTAGTCCGCCGTTCTGTCCGTTGAACCATCCACCCGAAGGTGTCGGGGGACTCGAACCCCCATCTGCGGAACCCTGAAGTAACCGTTGCCTGCGCACCGGGTGTGTGGTGTGGTCGCGCTTCCCGAGATCGAGGTCGGCGACGGATGGTCCTTCACCGGGGTCCGAACCCCTCCAGATGTAACCGTCACCTGCGCACCGGGAAGTGCGGTCACGACCGTAGCGGTGGCGCCGATGCCCGGGCAACGGAGTTTGCGATCTTGTGATCGGTAGAGAGTGGTCACGCCGCACGCCCGAGATCAAAAGTGGACACGGTTTCGCGGGTTCGAACCGCGGGGCCCTTGCAGGGCCTGCACCATAGAAGTAGCCGTGTCCGTCGCACCCGGCGTGCGGCGTGAGCGCGCCTCCCGAGATCGAAGCGGCGACGGCGACCGGCCCTTGCGGGCCAAGGTGACCTGGGCCGCTGGTCGACGCCACCCGAAGTGGCGGTGGGATTCGAACCCACGTCTCCCCGTTGAGAGCGGAAGTAGCCGTTACCTGCGCACCGGGAGGTGCCCCACGACGGTAGGCCCGCACCCCCGAGCCAGCAAGCCGATTCCGTACGTCCACAACAGTCGCCGAATGAGCTGCTTGCCGACCAGATCGAACAGGGCGAAGTTGGCGGCGCAGCAGCTTCCGGTCCGGTGGCCGCTGCGCCGCCCCGGTCAACGTTCGGGAGCCGGGTCGCCGAACCCTAGACGGCCGCCGCCGTGTCCGGACGTGTTCGCTCGCCCCACCGGACGACCACCGGGGCGGCCAGCCCGACCGCGACGAAGATTCCGCCCATCAGCAACCAGCCGGGGGCGCCCCAGGCGACACAGAGCAGGCCCAGGATGGAGGGGGCGGCGACGTTCGCCAGGCCCGTGCCGAGCACGGAGACTCCGGTGTACTGCCCCTGGGCGTGCGGAGGCGCGAGTCGGAACTGCAACTCGAGCGAGCCCGCCGTGTGCCACAGCTCGCCGACGGTGTGCACGGCGACTCCGAACGTCATCACCGTGACCGCGAGCCATCCGGGCATCGTCGACGTGGCGGCGATCAGGGCCATCCCGACCAGGAACGCCAACCCGGAACGGCGCATGGCCCGACCTGCCGCTGGACTGGTGTCGATTCCCCGGCTCGCCCTGACCTGGAGCGCCGCCACGAGGGCGGTGTTGACCAGCACGGCCACCCCGATGAACCAGCGTGGCGCGTCGGTCTGCAAGATGATCCACAACGGCAGCGCGAAGACCAGTACCTGGCCCTGAGTTCCCATGATGGCGTCGAGCACGGTGACTGCCATGTAGGGCTTGTCCTTCAGTGCGATCCAGCGCCCGGTCAGGTGGGGCACCGGGATCGGTGGCAGTGAGGGCAGCCGGGTGATGATGGCGGCGCATGCCACGAAACTGATGGCGTTGCCGACGACCAGGGCCAGGTAAGCCGCGCGGGTGTCCAGTTGCACCGCGGCGCCGGCGGCGAGGGCACCGCAGCATCCGGCGAGGTTGGCGACCGAACGAAGATAGGCCCGGTACTGGGCCAGGTTTGTGCCGCCGAAGCCACGCACCAGCGGACCGCGGGACGCCCCGCCGGCTGAGTGGGCGAGCTGGGTCAGACAGATCACGGCGACGAACAGCCAGAACGTGTGGACGAAGGCGAGGGCGGCCATGGTGGCGGCTCGGATGATCAGAGTCAGCAGATAGATCTCGCGCGGGCCCCGCCGATCGGCGAGGTGCCCGATCGGGATCCCGGCGAGCAGCCCGACGAGGGCTGCGATGCCCATGCCCAGGGCGACCTGCGCGAGGGGGAGCCCGACCGAGCGGGTGAAGAAGAGCACGGCGCTGGCCATGAAGATGCCACTTCCGAGCATGTTGACGAAGGTCGCGAAGGCCAGGACGCGTCGAGGGCCGTGATCGGGGATGAGTGCTCGGGCAACGAGCCATGATCTGTTCGGCGGCGGGATGGGAATGGACGTCGTCTCTGTCGGCAAATGACGGGCCTCTCGTCGACCATCGTGGGCTCGTGGCAGGGCTGCACCCCTGCCGGGCGCCGCTACTCGAGGGTGGCCAACTCGTCCGGCGACAGGCTCAGCGCACCGGCGGCCAGGTTCTCGACCAGGTGATCGGGGTTGCCGGTGCCGGGGATGGCCAGCAGGTGCGGCCCGCGGCTGAGGGTCCAAGCGATCCGCACCTGTGCCGGCGTCGCGCCGTGTGTGCGCGCGATGGCCTCCACCGCCGCGTTGGCGGCCACGCCGCCGGCCTCACGTTTGTCGCCGGCGATGGCGAAGAACGGCACGAACGCGGCGCCCTGTTCGCCGCAGGTGCGCACGAACTGGTCGTGTATGCGGCGGGTGTCGACGCCGTACGGGTTCTGTACGCAGACCACCGGGGCGATCGCCTGCGCCTGCGCGAGGTGCTGCGGGCGAATGTTCGCCAGGCCGAGATGCCGGATGAGTCCGGCGTCACGCAGGTCGGCCAGCGCGCCGAAGTGCTCCGCGACGGAGTCCAGCCCGTGCTGGCGCAGGTTCACGACATCGAGATGGTCGCGGCCGAGCTGGCGCAGGTTCTCCTCGACCTGCCCGCGCAGCTGGTCCGGCCGGGCCAGCGGCAGCCATTCCCCCGAGGGGTCGCGGCCCGGCCCGACCTTCGTGGTGATGACCAGGTCATCGGCGTACGGCGACAGTGCCGTGTTGATCAACTCGTTCGCCGACCGGAGCGGAGTGAAGTAGAACGCCGCTGTGTCGATGTGGTTCACGCCGAGCTCGACCGCCCGGCGCAGCACGCCGATGACCCGAGCGCGGTCGCTCGCCGCGCCGCCGTTGCCCGTTATGCGCATCGCGCCGAATCCGATCCGGTTGACGGTCAGGTCTCCGAGGGAATAGGTGCCGGCGGATCTCGCAGTGATCATGTTGGTGGGCATTGGACGAACCTAGCCACCATTGCTGACCTGGGCAGTCGGTCGTCTGCCCGATACCGGTCGCGCAAGATCACTGTTAGTTTATTCATGGTGGGAAGCAGTCCGACCGGCCAGTGAGGCGACCGCCCGCAGCGACCGGCCATCCACCTTCGACCCCACGATCTACCAGCGGCGGCACACCGTCGAATGCGGAATCAACAGGCTCAAAAAGCGCGTTCCCGCAGCCGTGGACCTGGCCTGAGACCCTGTGAAGCACCGCCACTGGTTCGGGTGAACCGACTCTGGCGGAGGGGCAGCTCAGCGGGAGATGATCGTGGTTCGTCTCGATGGAGAGCCGAACCACGCGATCGGGCGGGGAGGTGGGTGACGCCGATGACCCCGACGCAGCTGCGCGCGTATGTCGCCGTGGTCCGGCTGGGGTCCGTCAAGCAGGCCGCCGCGGAGCTTCAGGTCTCCGAGTCGGCCGTGTCACTTCACGTCGCACAGCTACGCAAGGAGTTCGGGGACAAGCTGTTCACCAAGACTGCGGCGGGGCTCGCGTTCACCCCTGGCGGGCTCCGGCTGGCCAGCCGCGCGGCGGAGCTGCTGGGCCTGCAGGACCGCACGATGCTTGAGGTGAGCGGCGCGAAGCGCGGCCGGCGGCTGCTGCGGGTGGCCGCGTCCAGCCTGTTCGCCGAGTTCGCCGCGCCGGGGTTGATCGAGCTGTTCGCGAAGCGGGCCGCCGACCTCGATGTCGAGTTGAGCGTGGGCGACCCGGGCGCGTTCGAGTCGCTGTTGCTGACCCGCGCCGCGGACATCGCGATCGGGCCGCAGCCGCCGGTCGTCGATCAGGCGATCGCCTGCCGGCCGATGATGAACTACCGGCTCGTGCTCGTCGCCGGCCCGGACCATCCGCTCGCCGGCGTGCCGGCGTCCCCTGGGCAGTTGCGGGAGCAGACCTGGCTGCTCGGGCCGTCGGCGGCCACCGACCTGGGTGCGGTGCCGGGGATGCTGCGTCGGCTGGCGGTGCCCGACGACCGGCAGCAGATCTTCCAGAGCCACGCGGCGGCGCTGGGTGAGGCCAAGCGGGGCCGGGGCGTCTCACCGGCGCTCGCGTTCACCGTCGCGCCGGATCTCCGCGAGGGTCAACTCAAGCCGGTGGTGGGGCCGCACGCGACTGTTGAGGCGGTGTGGCACTCGCAGGTGCTCGCCAACCCGGGGCTGCTGTCGGCCGCCGACGAGCTGTGGCGGTTCTCGTCGACCCCGCGGGCGATTCAGGCGATGATGCGCGGCGCGGGCGTCAATGTCGGCCACTTCAAGCCGTCGGTGCACGTGACGCTCTGGAGCTGACGGGCGGCGACCAGCAGGTCCTGGAACGTGCCGGCCGGCAGCAGCCGGTCGCAGTAGGGGAGCGCGGCGGACATGCCCGCCGCCCGAGGAGCGAAGCCGGGGGCGCCGGCACGTGGGTTCAACCAGACGATCCGGTACGCGCGGCGGCGCAGCCGGGCCATCACGGTCGCCAACTCGTCGGGCGGGTCGCTGTCCCAGCCGTCCGAGCCGATCACGACCACGGCCCCGCGCACGGCGTCGGCGTGATGGGAGGTGAGCAGGGCGCGCAGGTTCGTGGCGATCCGGGTACCGCCGTACCGGTCGGTCACGGCGGCGCTGGCCTGCGCGACGGCCTCGGCGGCCGAGGTGTGTCGCAGCACCACCGTGAGCCGGGTCAGTCTTGTGGCGAACGCGAACACCTCCGCGTCGGCGACCACCGCGAACGCCCGCATCAGGTGCAGGTACGCGGTCGCCTGCGCCCGCATCGACTCGCTGACGTCGCAGAGCAGCACGACCCGGCGGGGGCGCCGCACCGGCCGCTCGCGGACGATCTCGACGGGTTCCCATCCGGTGCGCCGAGCACGGGCGATGGTCGGCCGCAGTGCGATTCGCGGTCCGGCCGAGCCGACGGCGTGTCGCCTGGTGCGCCGGGTCGGCCAGCCGGCGACGGCCGCGCGCAGAGCGTCGCCGAGCATCGTGACCTGCGCGGCGTCGAGTTCGTCGAACGGCCGGTCGGCGAGCCCGGCGAGGGCGCTGGGACGCCGCTCGGGCAGCCGCAGCGCGGTGTCGGCTTCCGTCGCCTCGGCGACGGCCGGCGGCAGAGTGGCCCACGGCAGTCCGCCGCCGGGGCCGGTGTCGTCCGTGTCGGCGGGCACCGGCACGTACACGTCGTCGTGACCCTCCGCCGGGGGCGCGGACCGCGAGGGTGGCAGCAGGGGTGGCGGGTCCGCGAAGACCGCCGTGAAGACCCGGTCGAACTTGGCGAGATCGGAGTGCCGCCGGACCAGGCTGATCCGGGCGGTCCAGTACAGCGTGGACATCGAGTCGGGCGGGCTGGCGGCGAGCGCCCGGACGAAGTCGTCGACGTCGGTGAGCCCGGCCGGGACGCCGGCGTGCCGCAGTCGGCCGGCGAGGGCCACGGCGAACGCGGCTCGGTCGATCCCGTGCAGCAGGGCCGGGCTCACCGACGCGCGACCAGCCAGGCGATCACTGCGCCGACCGCGACGAGACCGACGATCACTGGTACGAGTCGCTTGGTGATCGAACCGCCGGCGATGCTGAGCAGGTCGAGCGCCTCAGGCTCGGAGGCCGGCGTCGTCCGCGTGCCGGCGGTCGCCGACTCGACGGCCGGCGCGGCCCGGCTGGTGGCGGCCGGCGGCTCGACGGGTGCAGGCTCGGCGAGGGAGAGCTCGGCGGCCGACGGCGCTACCGGCGACGGCTCGACCGGTGCGGGCGTTACGGCAGCGGTGCCGGGCGTGGTCGCGACCGCCGCGGCGGACGCGGCCGGGACCGGCTCGGCTTCCTGCCGAGCGGCGGGCGCCGACGCGACGGGCTCGGAGTCGGACCGGGCGGCGGGCACCGGCGCGGTGCCCCCGGCGACCGGCGTCGCCTGCTCGGCCGCCAGCTTGGCCTCCAGATTGGCGACGAACTGGGCCAGCAGCTTGCCCGACACCTCCTTGATCATGCCGCTGCCGAACTGGGCCAGCTTTCCCGAGATCTTCAGGTCGGCGTCCACGCTGACCAGCGTCCGGTCGCCGTCCGGCCGCAACCGGGCGGTGACCAGCGCCGAGGCGTTCCCGGTCGACCGGGCGTCGCGGCCCTTCGCGTCGATCACCCCGTGGTACGCCGCGTCGTCCTTCTCGACGAACTGTGCCGTGCCCGCGAACTCCGAGATGACCGGCCCGACCTTGACCTTCACCCTGCCCCGGTAGACGTCGCCGTCGACTCCGGTCAGTTGGGCGCCCGGCAGGCACGGCGCGATCCCCTCAAGGTCGGTGAGCACCGCCCAGGCCCGCTCGATCGGGACGGTGACCGCGAACTCGTTGGTGATCTTCATGGCTGACTCTCCTGGTAGGCGCCGAGCGCGGCGGCGACCACGGCGCGGTCGTCGGGGGTCTTGGCGATGGTGCCGAGGGTCCGGGGGACGTCGTCGGCGGCCAGGTCGGCGGCGCCCAGCACGGAGAGCGCGGCCACCCAGTCGATGGTCTCCGCCATCCCGGGTGACTTCTCCAACTCCAGGCCGCGTACGCCGCCGATGAACTGGACCGCCGTCTGGACCAGCGGCTCGGTCGCGCCCGGTACGGCCCGGCGGACGATCTCCACGGCCCGGGTCGGCTCGGGAAAGTCGATCCAGTGGTACAGGCAGCGGCGGCGCAGCGCGTCATGCAGCTCCCGGCTGCGGTTGGAGGTGAGCACCACGATGGGCGGTGTGCGTGCGGCGAACGTGCCGAGCTCGGGGATCGTGATGCCGGCCTCGCCGAGGAATTCGAACAGCAGCGCCTCGAACTCGTCGTCGGCGCGGTCGATCTCGTCGATCAGCAGGACCGGCGGTACCGGCCCCTGATGGCGTACGGCCCGCAGGATCGGCCGTTCCTGGAGGAACTCGGCGCTGAACAGGTCCGCGTCGGTGAGCCTGGCGTGCTGCGCCTCGGCGAGCCGGATCGCCAGCAGTTGCCGCTGGTAGTTCCACTCGTAGAGCGCCTCGCCGGCGGTCAGCCCCTCGTAGCACTGCAGCCGGATCAGCGGCGTCTCCAACGCTCGGGCCAGTGCCTTGGCGGCGGCGGTCTTGCCGACACCCGGCTCGCCCTCCAGCAGCAGTGGCCGGCCGAGCCGCAGCGCCAGGAACAGGGCCATCGCCATGCCGTCGTCGACCAGGTAGTCGACGGCGTCGAGGCGGTGCCGGACGCTCAGCGCGTCCTTCATGCCTCGCCCGCCAGCAGTCGCTCGTAGTCCGCGCGGGTGTCCACGTCGATCGGCACCGGCCCGTCGGCGGGCACCTCGGTCACCGGGTAGCGGCCGGAGTGCAGCAGCTTCCAGACGGCCTTGTCGCCGTGCAGGTCGTACAGCTCGGGAAGGACCTCGCGGCCGAAGCGGAACGGATGGCCCAGCCCGTCGGCGTACCGGCACACGGCCAGCGGAGTGGCCGCCGTGGCGACCCGCCGGACGTCGGCGGCGCGTACCCCGGGCTGGTCACCGAGCAGCAGCACGAGCGCGTCGGCGCGCGGGTCCACCGCCCGCGCCGCGCTGCTGACCGATGAGCCGCAGCCGGTGCTGAACGCCGGGTTCTCGACGACCTGACACCCGGTCAGGTCCACCTGGGCGCGGATCCCGCCCGCCGCGCCGCCCAGGGTCACGAGCAGTTGGTCGAAGCCGCACGAGCGGGCCAGCTCCAGGGTCGCGTCGAGCAGCGTGCGCCCCCGGTACGGGAGCAGTTGCTTCGCCTCGCCGAGACGCACCGACGCCCCCGCGGCGAGCACCAGGCCGGTCAGGAACACGGGCTACGCCGCTGTGTAACTCGCGAGGCAGCCGGCGCAGCAGAACCAGAAGTCCTGCCCGTCGACCCGCGCGTGCGGTGTCTCCGACCCGACCAGCACGGTCATCCCGCACACCGGGTCGACGGCCTGCTGCGGCCGGGCTGCCGGCGCACCCGAGGACGGGGCCAGCCCGTCCACCCGGATCGCCCGGACCACCTCACTCATGATGGACAGGGCGATCTCCTGCGGCGTACACGCCCCGATGTCCAGTCCGGCCGGTGAGTGGACGCGGGCCCGTTCGGCGTCGGTCAACTCCAACTCGTCGAGCACGACCGCGCCGCGTCTGCCGCTGGCGACCAGCGCGACGAACCCCACGCCGGCGTCCAGTGCGGCCCGGATCGCCTCCTGCTCGCCCCGGCCGAGCCCGGCCACCACGACCGCCGTGCAGCCGGCGTCCTCATCGGAGGTGACGACGTCGAAGTCGAGGAACGCGGCGAGGGTCGCCACCGCGGCGCTGATCGGAGTGTCGCCGACCACCCGCAGTGCCGGCGGCGGCAGCATCGGCCGGAGGAAGACCTCGATCGCGCCGCCGGAGTGGCACGGGTTGACCACCACCCGCGCCCCCGGCGCCTCGGGGAACGGGGGAGTGCCGTCCGGCAGCACCCGCAGCAGTAGCGCGGTGCCGTCGCGCAGGGTGTCGAGCGCAGCCGCCCGCACCGAACTTTCGGCGCACACTCCGCCGACGAAGCCCTCGATCGAGCCGTCCGACCGGATCACGGCGGCGTCGCCCGGCCGCGCCGACGTGGGGTCCTGGGTGCGGACCACGGTGGCGTGCACGAACGGCTCCCGGGAGACGGTCAGCTCCCGGGCGCGCTCCGCGATGGTGGTCATGGTCGCCTCCCTCAGATCGGTGGACGGGCCTGGCCGCGCATCGCGTCCCAGACCCGCGACGGCGTCAGCGGCATGTCGGCGTGCCGTACGCCGAAGGGCTTCAGGGCGTCCACGACGGCGTTGACGATGGCTGGCGGCGAACCCACCGTGGCGGACTCGCCCACACCCTTCGCGCCGATCGGGTGGTGCGGCGACGGGGTGACGGTGAAGCCGGTCTCCCAGTCGGGCACCTCCAGCGACGTCGGGATCAGGTAGTCCATCAGCGACGCGCCGAGGCAGTTGCCGTCCTCGTCGAACGCGATCATCTCCATCAGCGCCATGCCGACCCCGTCGGTCAACCCGCCGTGCACCTGCCCCTCGATGATCATCGGGTTGATCCGGGTGCCGCAGTCGTCGACCGCGATGAACCGCCGCACCGTCACCTGCGCGGTGCCCGGGTCGATGTCCACCACGCAGATGTACGCGCCGTGCGGGTACGTCAGGTTGGACGGGTTGTAGCAGATCTGCGCCTCGAGCCCACCCTCGATGCCCTCGGGCAGGTCACCCGCGCCGTGCGCGCGCAGGGCGATGTCCTGGATCGTGACGGACGTGCCCGGGTCGCCCTTGACGTGGAACGCGCCCTTGTCCCACTCCAGGTCGGCCACCGACACCTCGAGCATGCCCGAGGCGATGATCCGGGCCTTGTCCCGGACCTTGCGGGCCACCAGGGCCGCCGCCGCACCCGACACGGGCGTCGAACGGCTGCCGTACGTGCCGAGGCCGAACGGGGTGTTGTCCGTGTCGCCGTGCAGCACCTCGATGTCGGCCGGCGGGATCCCGATCTCCTCGGCGACGATCTGCGCGAACGTCGTCTCGTGCCCCTGGCCCTGGGACTGCACGCTGAGCCGTACCACGGCCTTGCCGGTCGGGTGGACGCGCAGCTCGCAGCCGTCCGCCATGCCCAGCCCGAGAATGTCCATGTCCTTGCGAGGGCCGGCGCCGACCGCCTCGGTGAAGAACGCGATGCCGATGCCCATCAGCTCGCCCCGGGCCCGCTTCTCCTCCTGCTCGCGGCGCAACTCGTCGTAGCCGGCCATCTCCATCGCTAGCCGCATCGTCGGCTCGTAGTTGCCCGAGTCGTACACCCAGCCGGTCTTCGTCGTGTACGGGAACTGCTCCGGCTGGATGAAGTTCTTCAGCCGCAGCGCGGCCGGGTCCATGCCCAGCTCGTCGGCGAGGCAGTCGACGATCCGCTCGACCAGGTAGACGGCCTCGGTGATCCGGAACGAGCAGGCGTACGCCACGCCGCCGGGCGCCTTGTTGGTGTAGACCGCCGTCATCTTGCAGTAGGCGGCCTCGATGTCGTAGCTGCCGGTGAAGACCCCGAAGAAGCCGGCCGGGTACTTCACCGGCGCGGCGGTGCCGTTGAAGGCGCCGTGGTCGGCCAGCACGTTGGTGCGGATGCCGAGGATCCGGCCGTCGCGGGTCGCCGCGATCTCACCGCGCATGATGTAGTCGCGGGCGAAGCCGGTGCTGATCAGGTTCTCCGACCGGTCCTCCATCCACTTCACCGGCTTGCCGGTGACGATCGAGGCGACGATCGCGCAGACGTACCCGGGGTAGATCGGCACCTTGTTGCCGAACCCGCCGCCGATGTCCGGCGAGATCACCTGGATCTTGTGCTCGGGGATGCCCGCCACGATGGCGTAGAGGGTGCGGTGCGCGTGCGGCGCCTGGGTGGTCGACCAGAGCCGCAGCTTGCCGTCGACGGCATCGAAGTCGGCGACCGCCCCACACGTCTCCATCGGCGCCGGATGCACCCGGGGATAGACGAGATCCTGCGTCACCACGACGTCCGCGCGCGCGAACACCGCCTCCGTGGCCGCCTCGTCGCCGGTCTCCCAGTCGAAGCAGTGGTTGTTCGTTTTGTCCGCGAGGTCGTCGCGGATCAGCGGGGCACCTGGCTCCAGCGCGCGACGGGCGTCGATCACCGGGTCGAGGATGTCGTACTCGAC
The nucleotide sequence above comes from Micromonospora sp. NBC_00389. Encoded proteins:
- a CDS encoding TROVE domain-containing protein → MAKFNIKLRKSRHRPVTAEGAPGFTREPRIELFLLGVSNMVGEDTFYEGATDRDARFRNLVAAVAVTDPDWFARFVPWLRAGAMMRSASVVAALEGARAQVAAEMPGSRAVVDAALQRADEPGEALAYWLGRHGRAFPKPVKRGIADAAVRLYTERSLLKYDSVGSPVRFGDVIDLTHPTATDERQGDLFRHALDRRHQRDNPLPASLRMLAARDALMALPVAQRREVTDPAELGAAGMTWEALAGWRQSAMDAAAWESIIPNMGYLALLRNLRNFDRAGVSDAVAETVAAKLSDPGEVSASRVLPMRFLSAYNATPSLRWAYPLEKALQHALVNVPALDGRTLVLIDTSGSMQSSFSKDGTLRCWDAATVFGLALAARAQAATVVSFSHASRVFPAVAGESVLAAVHRFKDGGYFYGMGTDTEKAVRQHYDRHDRVVILTDEQAHWHGATDVAAAVPAEVPVYTWNLAGYRVGHTPTVGNRHTFGGLSDAAFAMIPLIEAGSRDLWPF
- a CDS encoding MFS transporter → MPTETTSIPIPPPNRSWLVARALIPDHGPRRVLAFATFVNMLGSGIFMASAVLFFTRSVGLPLAQVALGMGIAALVGLLAGIPIGHLADRRGPREIYLLTLIIRAATMAALAFVHTFWLFVAVICLTQLAHSAGGASRGPLVRGFGGTNLAQYRAYLRSVANLAGCCGALAAGAAVQLDTRAAYLALVVGNAISFVACAAIITRLPSLPPIPVPHLTGRWIALKDKPYMAVTVLDAIMGTQGQVLVFALPLWIILQTDAPRWFIGVAVLVNTALVAALQVRASRGIDTSPAAGRAMRRSGLAFLVGMALIAATSTMPGWLAVTVMTFGVAVHTVGELWHTAGSLELQFRLAPPHAQGQYTGVSVLGTGLANVAAPSILGLLCVAWGAPGWLLMGGIFVAVGLAAPVVVRWGERTRPDTAAAV
- a CDS encoding aldo/keto reductase, with the protein product MPTNMITARSAGTYSLGDLTVNRIGFGAMRITGNGGAASDRARVIGVLRRAVELGVNHIDTAAFYFTPLRSANELINTALSPYADDLVITTKVGPGRDPSGEWLPLARPDQLRGQVEENLRQLGRDHLDVVNLRQHGLDSVAEHFGALADLRDAGLIRHLGLANIRPQHLAQAQAIAPVVCVQNPYGVDTRRIHDQFVRTCGEQGAAFVPFFAIAGDKREAGGVAANAAVEAIARTHGATPAQVRIAWTLSRGPHLLAIPGTGNPDHLVENLAAGALSLSPDELATLE
- a CDS encoding LysR family transcriptional regulator; the protein is MTPTQLRAYVAVVRLGSVKQAAAELQVSESAVSLHVAQLRKEFGDKLFTKTAAGLAFTPGGLRLASRAAELLGLQDRTMLEVSGAKRGRRLLRVAASSLFAEFAAPGLIELFAKRAADLDVELSVGDPGAFESLLLTRAADIAIGPQPPVVDQAIACRPMMNYRLVLVAGPDHPLAGVPASPGQLREQTWLLGPSAATDLGAVPGMLRRLAVPDDRQQIFQSHAAALGEAKRGRGVSPALAFTVAPDLREGQLKPVVGPHATVEAVWHSQVLANPGLLSAADELWRFSSTPRAIQAMMRGAGVNVGHFKPSVHVTLWS
- a CDS encoding vWA domain-containing protein — protein: MSPALLHGIDRAAFAVALAGRLRHAGVPAGLTDVDDFVRALAASPPDSMSTLYWTARISLVRRHSDLAKFDRVFTAVFADPPPLLPPSRSAPPAEGHDDVYVPVPADTDDTGPGGGLPWATLPPAVAEATEADTALRLPERRPSALAGLADRPFDELDAAQVTMLGDALRAAVAGWPTRRTRRHAVGSAGPRIALRPTIARARRTGWEPVEIVRERPVRRPRRVVLLCDVSESMRAQATAYLHLMRAFAVVADAEVFAFATRLTRLTVVLRHTSAAEAVAQASAAVTDRYGGTRIATNLRALLTSHHADAVRGAVVVIGSDGWDSDPPDELATVMARLRRRAYRIVWLNPRAGAPGFAPRAAGMSAALPYCDRLLPAGTFQDLLVAARQLQSVTCTDGLKWPTLTPAPRIIA
- a CDS encoding SRPBCC family protein gives rise to the protein MKITNEFAVTVPIERAWAVLTDLEGIAPCLPGAQLTGVDGDVYRGRVKVKVGPVISEFAGTAQFVEKDDAAYHGVIDAKGRDARSTGNASALVTARLRPDGDRTLVSVDADLKISGKLAQFGSGMIKEVSGKLLAQFVANLEAKLAAEQATPVAGGTAPVPAARSDSEPVASAPAARQEAEPVPAASAAAVATTPGTAAVTPAPVEPSPVAPSAAELSLAEPAPVEPPAATSRAAPAVESATAGTRTTPASEPEALDLLSIAGGSITKRLVPVIVGLVAVGAVIAWLVARR
- a CDS encoding AAA family ATPase — protein: MKDALSVRHRLDAVDYLVDDGMAMALFLALRLGRPLLLEGEPGVGKTAAAKALARALETPLIRLQCYEGLTAGEALYEWNYQRQLLAIRLAEAQHARLTDADLFSAEFLQERPILRAVRHQGPVPPVLLIDEIDRADDEFEALLFEFLGEAGITIPELGTFAARTPPIVVLTSNRSRELHDALRRRCLYHWIDFPEPTRAVEIVRRAVPGATEPLVQTAVQFIGGVRGLELEKSPGMAETIDWVAALSVLGAADLAADDVPRTLGTIAKTPDDRAVVAAALGAYQESQP
- a CDS encoding nucleotidyltransferase family protein, whose product is MFLTGLVLAAGASVRLGEAKQLLPYRGRTLLDATLELARSCGFDQLLVTLGGAAGGIRAQVDLTGCQVVENPAFSTGCGSSVSSAARAVDPRADALVLLLGDQPGVRAADVRRVATAATPLAVCRYADGLGHPFRFGREVLPELYDLHGDKAVWKLLHSGRYPVTEVPADGPVPIDVDTRADYERLLAGEA
- a CDS encoding XdhC family protein, which produces MTTIAERARELTVSREPFVHATVVRTQDPTSARPGDAAVIRSDGSIEGFVGGVCAESSVRAAALDTLRDGTALLLRVLPDGTPPFPEAPGARVVVNPCHSGGAIEVFLRPMLPPPALRVVGDTPISAAVATLAAFLDFDVVTSDEDAGCTAVVVAGLGRGEQEAIRAALDAGVGFVALVASGRRGAVVLDELELTDAERARVHSPAGLDIGACTPQEIALSIMSEVVRAIRVDGLAPSSGAPAARPQQAVDPVCGMTVLVGSETPHARVDGQDFWFCCAGCLASYTAA